In Lautropia mirabilis, one DNA window encodes the following:
- the efeO gene encoding iron uptake system protein EfeO, which produces MPDSQKKSSALMRTALGGSAILVIAGLGAFWYASQKAQQQAPKEEGDVVTVTIEDKVCKPNEITVPAGRTTFRIVNNSDRALEWEILDGIMVVEERENIAPGFAQTMRVKLRPGDYDITCGLLSNPRGKLHVTPSADSEAEAARPSAVNFLGALAEYRFYMVSQTSQLQDATEQLVAAIKAGNLKEAQALYAPAHQFYKRIEPMAEMFADLDQRINGRADYFEKREADPAFRGFHRLEYTLFGQPTPDLKALAPIADDLQADLGKLKERLSALDIKPERLASAASRLLRRTADNLPTGGEEAWSHAEASDLQGTLDGTRKLAILVAPLLTKPAPALKKGIEDGYAQFGKALDPYRDGNGFKAGALDDAGRKAVAAPVNQLADTLGQVNAALGLE; this is translated from the coding sequence ATGCCTGATTCCCAAAAGAAATCCTCCGCACTGATGCGCACCGCCCTGGGCGGCTCGGCCATCCTCGTCATCGCCGGCCTGGGCGCCTTCTGGTATGCCTCGCAGAAGGCCCAGCAGCAAGCTCCGAAGGAAGAGGGCGATGTCGTCACGGTAACCATCGAGGACAAGGTCTGCAAGCCCAACGAGATCACCGTGCCGGCCGGCCGTACCACCTTCCGCATCGTCAACAATTCCGACCGGGCGCTGGAATGGGAGATCCTGGACGGCATCATGGTGGTGGAGGAGCGCGAGAACATCGCGCCGGGCTTCGCCCAGACCATGCGGGTCAAGCTGCGCCCCGGCGACTACGACATCACCTGCGGCCTGCTGAGCAACCCGCGCGGCAAGCTGCACGTCACGCCCTCGGCCGACTCCGAGGCTGAAGCGGCACGCCCCTCGGCCGTGAACTTCCTGGGAGCGCTGGCCGAGTACCGCTTCTACATGGTGTCGCAGACCAGCCAGCTGCAGGATGCCACCGAACAGCTGGTGGCCGCCATCAAGGCCGGCAACCTGAAGGAAGCGCAGGCGCTCTACGCGCCGGCCCACCAGTTCTACAAGCGCATCGAGCCCATGGCCGAGATGTTTGCCGACCTGGATCAGCGCATCAACGGCCGGGCCGACTACTTCGAGAAGCGTGAGGCCGATCCGGCCTTCCGCGGCTTCCATCGCCTGGAATACACGCTGTTCGGCCAGCCCACGCCCGACCTGAAGGCGCTGGCCCCCATTGCCGACGACCTGCAGGCCGATCTGGGCAAGCTGAAGGAGCGGCTGAGCGCCCTGGACATCAAGCCCGAGCGGCTGGCCAGCGCAGCCTCCCGACTGCTGCGTCGCACGGCCGACAACCTGCCCACCGGCGGCGAGGAAGCCTGGAGCCACGCCGAAGCCTCCGACCTGCAGGGCACGCTCGACGGCACACGCAAGCTGGCCATCCTGGTGGCGCCGCTGCTGACCAAGCCGGCTCCCGCCCTGAAGAAGGGCATCGAGGACGGCTATGCCCAGTTCGGCAAGGCACTGGATCCGTACCGCGACGGAAACGGCTTCAAGGCCGGTGCCCTGGACGATGCCGGCCGCAAGGCCGTGGCCGCCCCGGTCAACCAGCTGGCCGACACGCTGGGCCAGGTCAACGCCGCCCTGGGACTGGAGTGA
- the efeB gene encoding iron uptake transporter deferrochelatase/peroxidase subunit, with the protein MQDKLDPSRLAALGGCPAGIHGQSEASARHVAAHDQAPAMMTCPAGLAATHQPESMRRRHVLGGLGAATAGLVGMTAQAAAAAAGKAQRAAGDDSVGQVTDAPISTHFQERVPYLGQHQAGVVTPRPSAGMLASFFVLAQDREELERLFRTLTKRIAFLTQGGKEVQVDPKLPPVSSGLLGPVLPPDALTITVSLGNSMFDERFGLAKVKPKYLQQMTKFFNDALDPSLCHGDLSIQFCANTPDTIINALRDIIKNLPDLLVLHWKQEGNVPPIAAKPGQPAESARNFLGFRDGSANPDSADAQLMDRVVWVGPKSGEPAWAVGGSYQAVRIIRNFVERWDRTPLQEQEAIFGRVKDTGAPLDATDGTEFQVPDYTADPKGQKTPLDAHIRLANPRTPQTEENLILRRPFNYSNGVTKSGQLEMGLLFICYQANLEKGFITVQKRLDGEPLEEYIKPIGGGYFFTLPGIRDENDWLGRTLMEASSSTRA; encoded by the coding sequence ATGCAAGACAAGCTCGATCCATCCCGTCTGGCCGCTCTGGGCGGCTGTCCGGCCGGCATCCATGGCCAGTCGGAAGCGTCCGCCCGCCACGTCGCGGCCCATGACCAGGCTCCGGCCATGATGACCTGTCCGGCCGGGCTGGCAGCCACCCACCAGCCCGAATCCATGCGCCGCCGCCACGTGCTGGGCGGGCTGGGCGCCGCCACCGCGGGCCTGGTCGGCATGACGGCCCAGGCTGCCGCCGCAGCCGCCGGCAAGGCGCAGCGCGCCGCCGGCGACGATTCGGTCGGTCAGGTGACCGATGCCCCCATCAGCACCCACTTCCAGGAGCGGGTGCCGTACCTGGGCCAGCATCAGGCTGGTGTCGTCACTCCGCGCCCCAGCGCCGGCATGCTGGCCTCGTTCTTCGTGCTGGCCCAGGACCGCGAGGAGCTGGAACGGCTCTTTCGCACGCTGACCAAGCGCATTGCCTTCCTCACCCAGGGCGGCAAGGAAGTGCAGGTCGATCCCAAGCTGCCGCCGGTCAGCTCCGGCCTGCTGGGGCCCGTGCTGCCGCCTGATGCGCTCACCATCACCGTGTCGCTGGGCAACTCGATGTTCGACGAGCGCTTCGGGCTGGCCAAGGTGAAGCCGAAGTACCTGCAGCAGATGACGAAGTTCTTCAACGACGCGCTGGACCCGTCGCTCTGCCATGGTGACCTGTCGATCCAGTTCTGCGCCAACACGCCGGACACGATCATCAACGCGCTGCGCGACATCATCAAGAACCTGCCCGACCTGCTGGTCCTGCACTGGAAGCAGGAAGGCAACGTGCCGCCCATCGCCGCCAAGCCCGGCCAGCCGGCCGAGAGCGCCCGCAACTTCCTGGGCTTCCGTGACGGTTCCGCCAACCCGGATTCCGCCGATGCCCAGCTGATGGACCGGGTGGTCTGGGTGGGACCGAAATCCGGCGAGCCCGCCTGGGCCGTCGGTGGCAGCTACCAGGCCGTGCGCATCATCCGCAACTTCGTCGAGCGCTGGGACCGGACCCCGCTGCAGGAGCAGGAAGCCATCTTCGGGCGCGTGAAGGATACCGGCGCGCCGCTGGACGCCACGGACGGCACCGAATTCCAGGTGCCCGACTACACCGCCGACCCGAAAGGCCAGAAGACGCCGCTGGATGCGCACATCCGGCTGGCCAACCCGCGCACTCCGCAGACCGAAGAGAACCTGATCCTGCGCCGGCCGTTCAACTATTCCAACGGTGTCACCAAGTCCGGCCAGCTGGAAATGGGACTGCTGTTCATCTGCTACCAGGCGAACCTGGAGAAGGGCTTCATCACCGTGCAGAAGCGCCTGGACGGCGAACCGCTGGAGGAATACATCAAGCCCATCGGCGGCGGCTACTTCTTCACGCTGCCCGGCATCCGTGACGAGAACGACTGGCTGGGCCGCACGCTGATGGAGGCCAGCAGCAGCACGCGCGCCTGA
- the efeO gene encoding iron uptake system protein EfeO, with amino-acid sequence MTLRRRIISVLVAHAAAFGAISAQAAVEPSELVGPIAEYKLFVDKNVSALVKDTKAFVAAVKAGQIEKAKKLFAPVRTHYERVEPVAELFSDIDVAIDSRADDHEKREEDPGFGGFHRIEYALWHQKDTKGVVKYAEKLQADVEELHKRLTDLTFPPEKVVGGAAVLMEEVAATKISGEEDRYSHTDLWDFQANFEGAYKIVELFKPLIAREDKAFLDKTEKNFETVFNTLKKYRTKDGGFVTYDKLTEGDRKILSARVNTLAEDLSKLRGMFGLN; translated from the coding sequence ATGACCCTTCGCCGTCGCATCATCTCCGTGCTGGTCGCCCACGCCGCTGCCTTCGGCGCCATCAGCGCCCAGGCCGCCGTGGAGCCCAGCGAGCTGGTCGGCCCCATCGCCGAATACAAGCTGTTCGTGGACAAGAACGTCTCGGCCCTGGTGAAGGACACCAAGGCCTTCGTGGCTGCCGTCAAGGCCGGCCAGATCGAAAAGGCCAAGAAGCTGTTCGCCCCCGTGCGCACCCACTATGAGCGCGTCGAGCCGGTCGCCGAGCTGTTCAGCGACATCGACGTCGCCATCGACTCGCGTGCCGACGACCACGAGAAGCGTGAGGAAGACCCGGGCTTCGGCGGCTTCCACCGCATCGAGTATGCCCTGTGGCACCAGAAGGACACCAAGGGCGTCGTCAAATACGCCGAGAAGCTGCAGGCTGACGTCGAGGAGCTGCACAAGCGCCTGACCGACCTGACCTTCCCGCCCGAGAAAGTGGTGGGCGGTGCCGCCGTGCTGATGGAAGAAGTGGCCGCCACCAAGATCTCCGGTGAGGAAGACCGCTACAGCCACACCGACCTGTGGGACTTCCAGGCCAACTTCGAAGGCGCCTACAAGATCGTCGAGCTGTTCAAGCCGCTGATCGCCCGCGAGGACAAGGCCTTCCTGGACAAGACCGAGAAGAACTTCGAGACGGTCTTCAACACCCTGAAGAAATACCGCACCAAGGACGGCGGCTTCGTCACCTATGACAAGCTCACCGAAGGCGACCGCAAGATCCTGTCCGCCCGCGTCAACACGCTGGCCGAGGACCTGTCCAAACTGCGCGGCATGTTCGGCCTGAACTGA
- a CDS encoding zinc-binding alcohol dehydrogenase family protein, producing the protein MKAIGFNQPLPISDERSLVDIELPDPEPGPNDLLVAVEAIAVNPVDTKVRASARPAAGSWRVLGWDAVGTVRAVGRDVSGFRVGDRVFHAGAIDRPGCNAQLQVVDARIAAHVPEGLSNEDAAALPLTTLTGWETLFDRLDVQRPVTGAAPALLVIGGAGGVGSITIQLARALTGLTVIATASRPESVDWVKRMGAHHVIDHTRPLAPQVSALGIGAPAFVFCTNGIDRYLPDIVELIAPQGRIAMIDDPETLDIVPLKRKSLTISWEFMFTRSLLGTADIARQGEILRELGDLVSQGKVRSTRTETLGRINAQNLRRAHERLEGGRTLGKLVLAGW; encoded by the coding sequence ATGAAAGCCATAGGTTTCAACCAGCCCCTGCCCATTTCCGATGAACGCTCGCTGGTGGACATTGAGCTGCCCGATCCGGAGCCCGGGCCGAATGATCTGCTGGTGGCCGTCGAGGCCATTGCCGTCAATCCGGTCGATACGAAGGTACGCGCGTCGGCACGGCCGGCCGCGGGCAGCTGGCGCGTCCTGGGATGGGATGCCGTGGGGACGGTACGCGCCGTGGGGCGTGACGTGAGCGGTTTCAGGGTGGGTGATCGGGTGTTCCATGCCGGTGCCATCGACCGGCCTGGCTGCAATGCGCAGCTGCAGGTGGTGGATGCACGCATCGCCGCGCATGTGCCCGAAGGCCTGAGCAACGAGGATGCCGCCGCCCTTCCCCTCACGACGCTGACCGGCTGGGAGACGCTCTTTGATCGCCTTGACGTGCAACGCCCGGTCACGGGGGCTGCACCGGCGCTGCTGGTGATTGGCGGCGCGGGCGGTGTGGGGTCCATCACGATCCAGCTGGCTCGCGCGCTGACCGGACTGACGGTGATCGCCACGGCCTCGCGGCCCGAGTCGGTGGACTGGGTGAAGCGGATGGGAGCCCACCATGTCATCGACCACACCAGGCCGCTGGCACCGCAGGTATCGGCCCTGGGCATCGGCGCGCCGGCCTTCGTGTTCTGCACCAACGGTATTGACCGTTATCTGCCGGACATCGTGGAACTCATTGCCCCGCAGGGGCGAATCGCCATGATCGATGATCCCGAGACGCTGGATATCGTCCCGCTCAAGCGCAAGAGCCTGACGATCAGCTGGGAATTCATGTTCACGCGCTCGCTGCTGGGCACAGCGGATATCGCACGGCAGGGCGAGATCCTGCGTGAGCTGGGTGATCTGGTGAGCCAGGGCAAGGTGCGCAGCACCCGGACCGAGACGCTGGGGCGCATCAATGCGCAGAATCTGCGGCGGGCTCACGAACGGCTGGAAGGCGGCCGCACGCTGGGCAAGCTGGTGCTGGCGGGATGGTGA
- a CDS encoding winged helix-turn-helix transcriptional regulator — MARTPHARFDCAAGCPVEATLNLIGGKWKGVILYHLLTGKVLRFNALKRMLPNITQRMLTNQLRELEHDGLVVRTIYPEVPPRVEYRLTEHGQTLEPVIAALKAWGDGHIRRQPAADKADGSPD; from the coding sequence ATGGCAAGAACACCGCACGCCCGATTCGACTGTGCCGCCGGCTGTCCGGTGGAAGCCACACTGAACCTGATCGGCGGCAAGTGGAAGGGGGTCATCCTCTACCATCTGCTCACCGGGAAGGTGCTGCGCTTCAATGCGCTGAAGCGCATGCTGCCCAACATCACGCAGCGCATGCTCACCAACCAGCTGCGAGAGCTGGAGCATGATGGTCTGGTGGTCCGCACCATCTATCCGGAAGTGCCGCCGCGTGTCGAATATCGACTCACCGAGCACGGCCAGACACTGGAACCCGTCATTGCGGCCCTGAAGGCCTGGGGCGATGGCCACATCCGCAGGCAACCTGCTGCCGACAAGGCTGACGGATCACCCGACTGA
- a CDS encoding multidrug effflux MFS transporter — MLKNTGITIALAMLSMVGALGIDAYLPSFPAIIQDFQATPLAVQQTLSIYVGAMAITTLFAGTLSDSFGRRPTVIVSLLLFTAGSALAIFAKDIQVLLLARGLQGVAAGFGAVLSRTIVQDRFQGAEAQRVMALIMMVFSIAPSFAPVIGGWLQATFGWHSVFIMLTGYGLVLWLIWQLGIPETLPKAQRMPLQLGRIVGNYGKVLFHRVFILRVLSIALVFIGVAIYISSAAPYIINILGLSETSFAWMFIPMTLGMLGGSSTSRRLARKVAPSRLTFVGFVLMLGATFTSVVYTSVATPQVPWAVIPLGIYTLGMTLAVPGMTVQVLSIFPQMRGLAASLQSFVQMGIFALVSAFVAPLLFHSAQWLAIAHFTGVVIAALLWALGPRHEAGAGAAPAGHAPGTPGPQGAPAASGTAAAPAIAQPAPEKSAPSSDTSKARS, encoded by the coding sequence ATGCTGAAGAACACCGGTATCACCATTGCGCTGGCCATGCTGTCCATGGTTGGTGCGCTGGGCATCGATGCCTATCTGCCCTCGTTTCCCGCCATCATCCAGGACTTCCAGGCCACGCCGCTGGCCGTGCAGCAGACGCTCAGCATCTACGTGGGCGCCATGGCCATCACCACGCTGTTTGCCGGCACGCTGTCCGACAGCTTTGGGCGCCGCCCCACGGTGATCGTGTCGCTGCTGCTGTTCACGGCGGGCTCGGCACTGGCCATCTTCGCCAAGGACATCCAGGTCCTGCTACTGGCCCGTGGCCTGCAGGGCGTCGCAGCCGGCTTCGGTGCGGTGCTTTCGCGCACCATCGTGCAGGACCGCTTTCAGGGCGCCGAGGCGCAGCGCGTGATGGCGCTCATCATGATGGTGTTCTCCATTGCCCCGTCGTTCGCGCCCGTCATCGGTGGCTGGCTGCAGGCCACCTTTGGCTGGCATTCAGTGTTCATCATGCTCACCGGCTACGGCCTCGTGCTGTGGCTTATCTGGCAGCTGGGCATTCCCGAGACGCTGCCGAAGGCGCAGCGCATGCCGCTGCAGCTGGGCCGCATCGTCGGCAACTACGGCAAGGTGCTGTTCCACCGCGTGTTCATCCTGCGCGTGCTGAGCATCGCCCTGGTCTTCATCGGCGTGGCCATCTACATCAGCTCTGCCGCACCCTACATCATCAACATCCTGGGCCTGTCGGAAACCAGCTTCGCCTGGATGTTCATCCCCATGACACTGGGCATGCTGGGCGGCTCCAGCACCTCGCGCCGGCTGGCCCGCAAGGTGGCGCCCAGCCGCCTGACCTTCGTCGGCTTCGTGCTGATGCTGGGCGCCACCTTCACCAGCGTTGTCTACACCTCGGTGGCCACGCCGCAGGTCCCCTGGGCCGTCATCCCGCTGGGCATCTACACCCTGGGCATGACCCTGGCGGTACCCGGCATGACGGTGCAGGTGCTCAGCATCTTCCCGCAGATGCGCGGCCTGGCGGCCTCGTTGCAGAGCTTCGTGCAGATGGGCATCTTCGCGCTGGTCTCGGCCTTCGTGGCGCCGCTGCTCTTTCACAGTGCCCAATGGCTGGCCATCGCCCACTTCACGGGCGTGGTCATCGCCGCGCTGCTATGGGCGCTGGGACCGCGCCATGAAGCGGGTGCCGGGGCTGCTCCCGCCGGCCACGCCCCGGGCACGCCCGGCCCGCAGGGCGCTCCCGCTGCTTCGGGCACGGCCGCTGCACCTGCCATCGCCCAGCCTGCGCCTGAAAAGAGCGCTCCCTCGTCAGACACCTCCAAAGCCCGGTCGTGA